The Phycisphaerae bacterium genomic interval CACCTGGATGACAAGACCGCCGATCAGTTCTGGACGGACCTCTTCGACCAGGATGGCCGACTTGCCGATCCATCCGCTGACCACCGACTTGATCGCGGTCCGGAGTTCGTGCCACAAGGGTACGGCCGTCTCGACCTTGACCTCGCGTTCATCTTGCTGGAACTCGAGTCGCAGCTGCACGCAGCGGTTGAGGGCCCGGACCAGATCGCAGCGGTGGCGGGCGTTGAGCACCTGCAGGGTGTTGAGCAGGAGGTCGTTGAGCCGTCCGCGGAAGAGCTTCTCGAGCGTCACCCGGCGGGGCTCGCCGCGCACCGAGTGGGAGCTCATGAAGTGATTAAACTCCGCGTCACGGTCCATGCCCGCGACGAGTTCCTGCAGTTCATCCGCGATCTGCTGCCAGACCTCCCGGCCGCCGGCCAGATCCAGCAACGCCGCCGCGTAGCGGTCTGCGACGGCCAGCGTTTCAGCATTCAGCTCCGCCATGGGAACCCCACGGGTCAGATGATCCTAGTTTACACTGCTCTGGCGCTGGCCCAGATCGCGCAGGGCGTCCATGACCAGCCGCTGATGTTCCTCGGGCGACATCTGGCGATTGAGGGCCGAGACCGCCAACGAGGCTGCCAGGTTGGCGGTTTCCTCGTACAAGGCCTTGAGGGCCGTGTCCCGGCCGATCTCGATCTCTCGCCTGGCCCGCTGGAGCATGTTCTCACAGGATTCGTGGGCCTCGTCCTCGATCCGGCGCCGGACCACTTCCGCGTCGCGCCGCCCTTCCTCGACGATGGCGGACGCCTCTTCCCGAGCCTTACGCAGCTTCTCCTCGTACTCGTGCATGTGGGTTTCGGCTGCTTTCCGGGCCTCCTCCGCGGCGTCCAGCGACTCGCGGATGAACCGCTCGCGCTTCTGAAGGCCGTCGAGAATGGCGCCGTAAGCCGTCCGGCTCAGGATCACCACCAGCAGGACGAACACCAGGATGGTGAACGCCGACTGCCACAGATCCAGCGAGACCGGATTGGCCTCACCACCCTCGGCCGACGAAGCCAGCACCACGCCGGGCAGGGCGTTCAACGCGGCCACCGCCATCGCCATCGACGGAATCCACTTCCGCATGACTGGCTCTCCGGTTAGGCCTTGAGGCACAGGAAGCAAATGATCAGTCCGAAGAAGGTGAAGCCTTCGATCAGGGCGGCGCCCACGATCATGGTCGTGAACACGCGGCCGGCGACATCAGGCTGCCGGGCCTGGGCTTCGACCGTGCTGCCGACGAGGCGGCCGATACCGATCGCCGGTCCCAGCGTCGCCAGGCCGGCGCCCAAGGCCGCGCCGAAGACTTGTATTCCACCGCTCGCAGCGGCCTCCGCCAACATGGGGAGAGCTACCATCACAGATACCTCCAACAAACCACACAATGCACACCCACTCAGATCATCCGGCCCTAGTGCTCAGGACTAACGGCCGAGCCGATAAACATGCAGGTCAAAAACGTGAAGATATACGCCTGGAGAACCGCAACCAGCAATTCCAGGCAATTCAAGGCGGTGCACGCGGCGATGCCGACGATCGCCAGGCCGCCGTCAGCGACACCCTTGATAGCCGGGATCATCATCAGAATCGCGGCCAGCAGCACGTGGCCCCCCATCATGTTCGCAAAGAGACGCATGCACAGGGCGAACGGACGAACCA includes:
- the atpH gene encoding ATP synthase F1 subunit delta, with the protein product MAELNAETLAVADRYAAALLDLAGGREVWQQIADELQELVAGMDRDAEFNHFMSSHSVRGEPRRVTLEKLFRGRLNDLLLNTLQVLNARHRCDLVRALNRCVQLRLEFQQDEREVKVETAVPLWHELRTAIKSVVSGWIGKSAILVEEVRPELIGGLVIQVGDLRVDGSVLSRIQTIRRGLAGRISEAIHTGRGYEVESQA
- the atpF gene encoding F0F1 ATP synthase subunit B, coding for MRKWIPSMAMAVAALNALPGVVLASSAEGGEANPVSLDLWQSAFTILVFVLLVVILSRTAYGAILDGLQKRERFIRESLDAAEEARKAAETHMHEYEEKLRKAREEASAIVEEGRRDAEVVRRRIEDEAHESCENMLQRARREIEIGRDTALKALYEETANLAASLAVSALNRQMSPEEHQRLVMDALRDLGQRQSSVN
- the atpE gene encoding ATP synthase F0 subunit C; translated protein: MVALPMLAEAAASGGIQVFGAALGAGLATLGPAIGIGRLVGSTVEAQARQPDVAGRVFTTMIVGAALIEGFTFFGLIICFLCLKA